A stretch of Janibacter endophyticus DNA encodes these proteins:
- the dnaE gene encoding DNA polymerase III subunit alpha: MSELLPREKNFVHLHNHTEYSMLDGAARIGEMFEVAQEMGMPAIATTDHGYLFGAYEFWKKAQGTGVKPIIGLEAYVAPGTHRSDKNRVRWGDERTPKNDDVSGGGAYTHMTILARNNVGLANLFRMNSQASLDQVYAKWPRLDRELLGRYGEGLIATTGCPSGEIQTRIRLGQYDKAVEAASEFRDIFGREHYFLELMDHGVEIERRVRDDLLRLARQLDLPLLATNDLHYVRKEDSVAHEALLCVNSGSTMLEATYAQGGSRFAFEGDGYYIKSPEEMRRLWRELPQACDNTLLVADMCDVSFTEGEGRYMPRFECPPGETEQSWFVKEVMTGLERRFPEGVPQYAIDQAKFEIDVIVGKGYPGYFLVVADFINWAKRNGIRVGPGRGSGAGSMCAYAMGITDLDPIPHGLIFERFLNPERASMPDFDVDFDERRRGEVIRYVTEKYGDERVAQIVTYGTIKAKQAVKDAARVMGHPFSVGEQLTKAMPADVMGKGVPLSKMYDETHERYAEGQEFRDLVAGEKHLQEVVETAKGLEGLKRQWGVHAAGVIMSSEPLIDVIPIMRRLADGQVITQFDYPSCESLGLVKMDFLGLRNLTILDDALENVKANRGEDLDLDALSKDMTDKATYQLLSRGDTLGVFQLDGGGMRTLLRLMQPDNFEDISAALALYRPGPMGVNAHTNFALRKNGKQEVTPLDPQLKGKLQPEMETALEPILGVTHGLVIYQEQVMEIAQKLAGYTLGNADLLRRAMGKKKKEVLDAEYLPFSEGMKANGFNEASIAALWGVLVPFSDYAFNKAHTAAYGLVSYWTAYLKANYPAEYMAALLTSVGDDKDKSALYLGECRRMGVRVLPPSVNESVGRFAAVGEDVRFGLEAIRNVGRNVVEAIVTAREEKGRFTSFDDFLSKCPAVVCNKRTIESLIKAGAFDDLGHPRQGLVMVHEEYVDAFVSVKRQEAVGQDSLWDILGGGDDDEGAGGIEGMGLRPVPEVEWDKQAKLSNEREMLGLYVSDHPLFGIEHVLQRAADTSISALTQAESLEDKKGMVTIAGLVTSLSVKRNKKGELWAVAMVEDLGGAIECLFFPRTYMTVQTMLTQDVVAVVRGRVSTRDDSVSIFAEDLTLPEVTDGPRGPVTLTMDLRRATSARIEQIKEVLGQHPGSTEVHLKLVQPGRSVTMAVDAAWRVDVSEALVADLKVLLGPRAVSA, encoded by the coding sequence ATGTCCGAGCTGCTGCCCCGCGAGAAGAACTTCGTCCACCTCCACAACCACACCGAGTACTCGATGCTCGACGGTGCCGCGAGGATCGGCGAGATGTTCGAGGTCGCCCAGGAGATGGGCATGCCGGCGATCGCGACGACCGACCACGGCTACCTCTTCGGGGCCTACGAGTTCTGGAAGAAGGCGCAGGGGACCGGGGTCAAGCCGATCATCGGGCTCGAGGCCTACGTCGCGCCGGGCACGCACCGCAGCGACAAGAACCGCGTCCGTTGGGGTGACGAGCGGACGCCGAAGAACGACGATGTCTCCGGTGGCGGCGCGTACACCCACATGACGATCCTGGCCCGCAACAACGTCGGGCTGGCCAACCTCTTCCGGATGAACTCGCAGGCCAGCCTCGACCAGGTCTACGCGAAGTGGCCGCGGCTCGACCGAGAGCTCCTCGGGCGCTACGGCGAGGGGCTCATCGCGACGACCGGATGCCCCTCCGGCGAGATCCAGACGCGCATCCGGCTCGGGCAGTACGACAAGGCGGTCGAGGCGGCCTCGGAGTTCCGCGACATCTTCGGGCGCGAGCACTACTTCCTCGAGCTCATGGATCACGGCGTCGAGATCGAGCGGCGGGTCCGCGACGACCTGCTGCGCCTCGCCAGGCAGCTCGACCTCCCGCTCCTCGCGACCAACGACCTCCACTACGTCCGCAAGGAGGACTCGGTCGCCCACGAGGCGCTCCTGTGCGTCAACTCGGGCTCGACGATGCTCGAGGCGACCTACGCCCAGGGCGGCAGCCGCTTCGCCTTCGAGGGCGACGGCTACTACATCAAGTCGCCCGAGGAGATGCGCCGGCTCTGGCGCGAGCTGCCGCAGGCGTGCGACAACACGCTGCTCGTCGCCGACATGTGTGACGTCTCCTTCACCGAGGGCGAGGGGCGCTACATGCCGCGCTTCGAGTGCCCGCCGGGGGAGACCGAGCAGTCGTGGTTCGTCAAGGAGGTCATGACCGGCCTCGAGCGGCGCTTCCCCGAGGGCGTGCCGCAGTACGCCATCGACCAGGCGAAGTTCGAGATCGACGTCATCGTCGGCAAGGGCTACCCCGGCTACTTCCTCGTCGTTGCCGACTTCATCAACTGGGCCAAGCGCAACGGCATCCGCGTCGGTCCTGGCCGTGGCTCCGGTGCCGGCTCCATGTGCGCGTACGCCATGGGGATCACCGACCTCGACCCGATCCCGCACGGCCTGATCTTCGAGCGCTTCCTCAACCCCGAGCGTGCCTCGATGCCCGACTTCGACGTCGACTTCGACGAGCGCCGGCGCGGCGAGGTCATCCGCTACGTCACCGAGAAGTACGGCGACGAGCGGGTCGCCCAGATCGTCACCTACGGCACCATCAAGGCCAAGCAGGCTGTCAAGGACGCCGCCCGGGTGATGGGCCACCCCTTCTCCGTCGGTGAGCAGCTCACCAAGGCGATGCCCGCGGACGTCATGGGCAAGGGCGTGCCGCTGTCGAAGATGTACGACGAGACCCACGAGCGCTACGCCGAGGGGCAGGAGTTCCGCGATCTCGTCGCGGGCGAGAAGCACCTCCAGGAGGTCGTCGAGACGGCGAAGGGCCTCGAGGGCCTGAAGCGGCAGTGGGGGGTCCACGCGGCCGGCGTCATCATGTCGAGCGAGCCGCTCATCGACGTCATCCCGATCATGCGGCGTCTCGCCGACGGGCAGGTCATCACGCAGTTCGACTACCCGAGCTGCGAGAGCCTCGGCCTGGTCAAGATGGACTTCCTCGGCCTGCGCAACCTCACGATCCTCGACGACGCGCTGGAGAACGTGAAGGCCAACCGCGGCGAGGACCTCGACCTCGACGCGCTGTCCAAGGACATGACCGACAAGGCCACGTACCAGCTGCTCTCGCGCGGCGACACCCTCGGCGTCTTCCAGCTCGACGGCGGCGGCATGCGCACCCTGCTGCGGCTCATGCAGCCGGACAACTTCGAGGACATCTCTGCGGCGCTCGCGCTCTACCGCCCGGGCCCGATGGGCGTCAACGCGCACACGAACTTCGCGCTGCGCAAGAACGGCAAGCAGGAGGTCACCCCTCTCGACCCCCAGCTCAAGGGCAAGCTGCAGCCCGAGATGGAGACGGCGCTCGAGCCGATCCTCGGCGTGACCCACGGCCTGGTGATCTACCAGGAGCAGGTCATGGAGATCGCGCAGAAGCTCGCCGGGTACACCCTCGGCAACGCCGACCTGCTCCGCCGCGCCATGGGCAAGAAGAAGAAGGAGGTCCTCGACGCCGAGTACCTCCCCTTCTCCGAGGGGATGAAGGCCAACGGCTTCAACGAGGCCTCGATCGCGGCCCTGTGGGGCGTGCTCGTGCCCTTCTCCGACTACGCGTTCAACAAGGCGCACACCGCCGCGTACGGCCTCGTCTCGTACTGGACCGCCTACCTCAAGGCCAACTACCCGGCCGAGTACATGGCGGCGCTGCTCACCTCCGTCGGTGACGACAAGGACAAGTCGGCGCTGTACCTGGGCGAGTGCCGCCGCATGGGCGTGCGCGTGCTCCCGCCGTCGGTCAACGAGTCGGTCGGTCGCTTCGCCGCCGTCGGCGAGGACGTGCGCTTCGGCCTCGAGGCAATCCGCAACGTCGGGCGCAACGTCGTCGAGGCGATCGTCACCGCCCGCGAGGAGAAGGGGCGCTTCACCTCCTTCGACGACTTCCTCTCGAAGTGCCCGGCCGTCGTGTGCAACAAGCGCACCATCGAGTCGCTCATCAAGGCGGGCGCCTTCGACGACCTCGGCCACCCGCGCCAGGGCCTCGTCATGGTCCACGAGGAGTACGTCGACGCCTTCGTCTCGGTCAAGCGCCAGGAGGCCGTCGGCCAGGACAGCCTGTGGGACATCCTCGGCGGCGGGGACGACGACGAGGGCGCCGGCGGGATCGAGGGGATGGGGCTGCGGCCCGTCCCAGAGGTCGAGTGGGACAAGCAGGCCAAGCTGAGCAACGAGCGCGAGATGCTCGGTCTCTACGTCAGCGACCACCCGCTCTTCGGCATCGAGCACGTGCTCCAGCGCGCTGCCGACACCTCGATCTCGGCGCTCACCCAGGCCGAGTCGCTCGAGGACAAGAAGGGCATGGTGACGATCGCCGGGCTCGTCACGAGCCTGTCGGTCAAGCGCAACAAGAAGGGCGAGCTCTGGGCCGTCGCCATGGTCGAGGACCTCGGCGGCGCGATCGAGTGCCTGTTCTTCCCCCGCACGTACATGACGGTGCAGACGATGCTCACCCAGGACGTCGTCGCCGTCGTCCGCGGCCGGGTCAGCACCCGCGACGACTCGGTCTCGATCTTCGCCGAGGACCTCACCCTGCCCGAGGTCACCGACGGCCCCCGTGGCCCGGTGACGCTGACGATGGACCTGCGGCGCGCCACGAGCGCGCGGATCGAGCAGATCAAGGAGGTCCTCGGCCAGCACCCCGGCTCGACCGAGGTCCACCTGAAGCTCGTCCAGCCGGGCCGCTCGGTGACCATGGCCGTCGACGCCGCGTGGCGGGTCGACGTCTCGGAGGCCCTCGTCGCGGACCTCAAGGTCCTCCTCGGCCCCCGGGCCGTGTCCGCATGA
- a CDS encoding TraR/DksA family transcriptional regulator, whose amino-acid sequence MARSTSGSGTKKTAAKKAPAKKATTKSTAKKAPAKQAAAKKSAPAKKPSAKKAPATTTSAQKTTAQKMTAKQTTSQKSTSKKTATKAPAKKPSTTTTTTTTTTTTSTPAAPRSRTKAKTLAPKLVVREDESPWTKSELKGVRKELEGEVTRLRTEIEEAEQELVDLMRDHADGAGDDQADQGAKTFEREQEISLANNARAMLIQNLHALERLEDGSYGQCESCGNPIGKLRLQAYPRATLCVACKTKQERR is encoded by the coding sequence ATGGCGAGGTCGACCAGCGGCAGCGGGACGAAGAAGACGGCTGCGAAGAAGGCGCCCGCCAAGAAGGCGACGACGAAGAGCACCGCGAAGAAGGCGCCCGCGAAGCAGGCCGCGGCCAAGAAGTCAGCCCCGGCGAAGAAGCCCTCTGCCAAGAAGGCACCCGCCACGACGACCTCCGCCCAGAAGACGACTGCCCAGAAGATGACTGCCAAGCAGACGACGTCGCAGAAGAGCACGTCGAAGAAGACTGCGACGAAGGCCCCCGCGAAGAAGCCTTCCACGACCACGACCACGACCACGACCACGACCACGACCTCGACCCCCGCCGCGCCCCGCAGCCGGACGAAGGCGAAGACTCTCGCGCCCAAGCTCGTCGTCCGCGAGGACGAGTCGCCGTGGACCAAGTCCGAGCTCAAGGGGGTCCGCAAGGAGCTCGAGGGGGAGGTGACCCGCCTCCGGACCGAGATCGAGGAGGCCGAGCAGGAGCTCGTGGACCTCATGCGCGACCACGCCGACGGCGCGGGCGACGACCAGGCCGACCAGGGCGCGAAGACCTTCGAGCGCGAGCAGGAGATCTCGCTGGCCAACAACGCCCGGGCGATGCTCATCCAGAACCTCCACGCCCTCGAGCGGCTCGAGGACGGCAGCTACGGCCAGTGCGAGTCGTGCGGCAACCCGATCGGCAAGCTTCGACTCCAGGCCTACCCGCGTGCGACCCTGTGCGTGGCATGCAAGACAAAACAGGAACGACGCTGA
- the lspA gene encoding signal peptidase II — MQDKTGTTLTHSDHDSPGGGADDGAPAGARRAPRTPATLIPFALVALVSLVADQGSKIWALGSLDDGHVVPVLGDLLSLRLLRNPGAAFSIGDSFTLVMTILAVGITVAVAVAAWRTASRRWAVSLGLLFGGSLGNLYDRFFREPSPGRGHVVDFIDYAGFFVGNIADIAIVLGAIGLIWLTFTDVGLDGLKAGRHAKKGESADA; from the coding sequence ATGCAAGACAAAACAGGAACGACGCTGACCCACTCCGACCACGACAGCCCCGGCGGGGGCGCCGACGACGGCGCCCCCGCCGGCGCGCGACGGGCCCCACGCACCCCCGCGACGCTCATCCCCTTCGCCCTCGTCGCCCTGGTGAGCCTCGTCGCAGACCAGGGCAGCAAGATCTGGGCGCTCGGCTCCCTCGACGACGGTCACGTCGTCCCGGTGCTCGGCGACCTGCTCTCGCTGCGGCTGCTGCGCAACCCGGGCGCCGCCTTCTCGATCGGTGACTCCTTCACGCTCGTCATGACGATCCTCGCGGTCGGCATCACGGTGGCCGTCGCGGTCGCCGCGTGGCGCACGGCGAGCCGGCGCTGGGCGGTCTCGCTCGGGCTGCTCTTCGGTGGCTCGCTCGGCAACCTCTACGACCGCTTCTTCCGCGAGCCCAGCCCGGGCCGGGGGCACGTCGTGGACTTCATCGACTACGCGGGCTTCTTCGTCGGCAACATCGCGGACATCGCGATCGTCCTCGGCGCGATCGGGCTCATCTGGCTCACCTTCACCGACGTCGGCCTCGACGGCCTCAAGGCCGGCCGGCACGCGAAGAAGGGGGAGAGCGCCGATGCCTGA
- a CDS encoding RluA family pseudouridine synthase — protein sequence MPDVRNVLVPEGLAGERIDAAVARLFGVSRTKAAELAASGQILVDGRPVGKSERVHAGSQVEVSLPTPDEIPTVEVIAEPVPGMRVIHDDDDIVVVDKPVGVAAHPSVGWSGPTVLGGLAAAGYRISTSGASERQGIVSRLDVGTSGLMVVCKSEYAYSVLKRAFKERTVDKTYHALVQGLPDPLQGTIDAPIGRHPGHDYKFAVMDSGKPAITHYELIEAYRHASLLEVHLETGRTHQIRVHMAALKHPCVGDPLYGADPTLGARLGLERQWLHAMGLGFVHPGSGEYVHFESTYPQDLQQALDRLDGMR from the coding sequence ATGCCTGACGTGCGCAACGTCCTCGTCCCGGAGGGACTGGCCGGCGAGCGGATCGACGCCGCGGTGGCCCGGCTGTTCGGGGTCTCCCGGACCAAGGCCGCCGAGCTCGCCGCCAGCGGTCAGATCCTCGTCGACGGCCGGCCCGTCGGGAAGTCCGAGCGGGTCCACGCCGGCAGCCAGGTCGAGGTGAGCCTGCCGACCCCCGACGAGATCCCCACGGTCGAGGTCATCGCCGAGCCGGTGCCCGGCATGCGGGTCATCCACGACGACGACGACATCGTCGTCGTCGACAAGCCGGTCGGCGTCGCCGCCCACCCGAGCGTCGGGTGGAGCGGGCCGACCGTCCTCGGCGGGCTCGCGGCGGCGGGCTACCGGATCAGCACGAGCGGCGCGAGCGAGCGGCAGGGCATCGTCAGCCGCCTCGACGTCGGCACCTCGGGCCTCATGGTCGTGTGCAAGAGCGAGTACGCGTACTCCGTGCTCAAGCGGGCCTTCAAGGAGCGCACGGTCGACAAGACCTACCACGCGCTCGTCCAGGGGCTGCCCGACCCGCTCCAGGGCACCATCGACGCGCCGATCGGGCGCCACCCCGGGCACGACTACAAGTTCGCCGTCATGGACTCCGGCAAGCCGGCGATCACGCACTACGAGCTCATCGAGGCCTACCGGCACGCGTCGCTGCTCGAGGTCCACCTCGAGACCGGGCGCACGCACCAGATCCGCGTCCACATGGCCGCGCTCAAGCACCCGTGCGTCGGCGACCCGCTCTACGGCGCCGACCCGACCCTCGGGGCCAGGCTCGGGCTCGAGCGGCAGTGGCTGCACGCCATGGGGCTGGGCTTCGTCCACCCCGGGTCGGGGGAGTACGTGCACTTCGAGAGCACCTACCCGCAGGACCTGCAGCAGGCCCTGGACCGGCTCGACGGGATGCGCTGA
- a CDS encoding DivIVA domain-containing protein has product MALTAEDVLNKTFTQTQFRRGYDEREVDDFLDEVVAEMRRMVKENEDLRARVQDGGTGRPAAAAAPAAAAASGDNGQLAKERDALLRQNEDLRSRLEKEQAALADVKKRLAEQSDAKAADAKAADARAKDARSQDDLVAKAQGSADERIATVNARAEEAEKAAQERIAKANADAEKAVQEAKRRRDEAEKAAAEAQARAAQAPQQDEKDGASTAAALAGGAAAGGGASGLIALAQRLHDEHVAEGQSQHDKLVAQGKAKFEELVGQGQSKHDELVSKGQSQHDDLLSRGKAENEKLVGEGTSQRDKLISDATSRSQGMVSEAEEKKKKILGELEQEKTKVEKQIADLKAFEKDYRGRLKEYISSQLADLDSVGVTERQPQQQG; this is encoded by the coding sequence ATGGCGCTGACGGCCGAGGACGTCCTCAACAAGACGTTCACCCAGACCCAGTTCCGCCGGGGCTACGACGAGCGCGAGGTCGACGACTTCCTCGACGAGGTCGTCGCCGAGATGCGCCGCATGGTCAAGGAGAACGAGGACCTCCGTGCCCGCGTCCAGGACGGGGGCACCGGCCGCCCCGCCGCGGCTGCCGCGCCCGCCGCCGCTGCGGCCTCCGGCGACAACGGCCAGCTGGCCAAGGAGCGCGACGCGCTGCTGCGCCAGAACGAGGACCTCAGGTCCCGGCTCGAGAAGGAGCAGGCCGCCCTCGCCGACGTCAAGAAGCGCCTCGCCGAGCAGAGCGACGCCAAGGCCGCCGACGCGAAGGCCGCGGACGCCCGCGCCAAGGACGCCAGGTCCCAGGACGACCTCGTCGCCAAGGCTCAGGGCAGCGCCGACGAGCGCATCGCCACCGTGAACGCCCGCGCCGAGGAGGCCGAGAAGGCCGCCCAGGAGCGGATCGCCAAGGCCAACGCCGACGCCGAGAAGGCCGTCCAGGAGGCCAAGCGTCGCCGTGACGAGGCCGAGAAGGCAGCCGCCGAGGCTCAGGCCCGCGCCGCCCAGGCGCCGCAGCAGGACGAGAAGGACGGCGCCTCGACGGCCGCTGCCCTCGCCGGTGGCGCCGCGGCCGGCGGCGGCGCGAGCGGCCTCATCGCACTCGCCCAGCGCCTGCACGACGAGCACGTCGCCGAGGGCCAGTCCCAGCACGACAAGCTCGTCGCGCAGGGCAAGGCGAAGTTCGAGGAGCTCGTCGGCCAGGGCCAGTCGAAGCACGACGAGCTCGTCTCCAAGGGTCAGTCGCAGCACGACGACCTGCTGAGCCGCGGCAAGGCCGAGAACGAGAAGCTCGTCGGCGAGGGCACCTCGCAGCGCGACAAGCTCATCTCCGACGCGACCTCGCGCTCGCAGGGCATGGTCTCCGAGGCCGAGGAGAAGAAGAAGAAGATCCTCGGTGAGCTCGAGCAGGAGAAGACCAAGGTCGAGAAGCAGATCGCCGACCTCAAGGCCTTCGAGAAGGACTACCGCGGCCGGCTCAAGGAGTACATCTCCAGCCAGCTCGCCGACCTCGACTCCGTCGGCGTCACCGAGCGTCAGCCGCAGCAGCAGGGCTGA